GTCAATATGCTCAGCAGGCTGGGCTACAAGAACGTCATCACAGCTTTCAACGGCAACGATGCCGTCGAGGCCATGCACCGCAACGCATACGCCCCTCCTCCTGAGGCCATTGACGTGATTCTTATGGACCTCTGGATGCCACTACTTGATGGCTTCCAGGCAACCGAAAGCATTCTCCACATGCCAGAGCTCGAAAGCACAGGTCGCAAGCCTACCATTCTGGCTGTGACTGCCGACGTCACAGACGCTGCGCTGGACAAGGCGGCAAAGAGTGGCATGAAGGGCTATGTGACCAAGCCATTTGTGACCAGAGACCTCGTCAGGTTAATCCGGACGTACTGCGCGACTAGGGAGTCGTAGACTACCCGGCGCACTTCGCTTCATCCAAGACATGGACACTGTCTTGGTCTATGCAAAGTATATATTCAGCATCAGCACATTCGATGTACAGTGATTTGGGGTACCCGAGCAAAAGTCCCATGGCGTATGGATTGGGTATGGGCACGATGATTACGATAGCGTTTTGCAAGACCGGTGAAGTTATCCCGGCATTCGGCTTGATTCCCCCTGGCCTGCGGGCCTCGTTGCAGCTCTGCGACGACTGCACGGTTGCGTTGTTACCTGATGCGTATGTAGTACTATAAACCATTATCATCATGATCACCTCAAAGCATGAATACGAGTCTGGTGCCAGGGTCTGCAGATACCGGCATGCGGCTCTTCGTAGAATTCGCTCTGCAGGGCGACGCAATGCAGAGCCGCATAACCGTGTCGATGGTGATGCTGAGTGGGGGACCTGAGTTCGTGGGGCAGAGCCGACATGCCGGAAACAGCGAAGCGGCCGATCGAACGAATGCATGGAGATGCAAGCAACAGTGTGTCTCCATAAGGAGCGCGGCTTCCAAAAGAAACAAGAGTCATTCGAAAACACGATACAAGAGCACGAGAGCAAATCGCAATCGCCGACTCGAAACGTGGGCCTGCTCTGCGGTGGCTGGTGAGCGTTGGAACCCTCACGCGGCCTAGCGCCAGTGTGGAGTGTGTGGCGCGTCGATGAGCTAACTGAGAGGACAGATTTCTTGAGAAGCTCCAGATCTCTTCTGCCGAGTTCCAGATTCGCTTTAAGCCGTCTGCGCCCCGAGGTTTCGAAGATTCGAGAGGTTTCACCCCCGTCGGTCCTTTGTGCACCAGCTTTTGCACCTATCACCGCAGTCCGACCAGCCGAGCACCCTGCGCATAGAATTCGTAGCAGCAGTGTACCGCAGTTCTATCTTCAACGACGTCGAGCCCCACACGTTCCCTCCCACGACCGCGCGCCGCACACTTCGATTGACAACGGGCAGCAACCCACGAGTTTGAACAGTACCCGCGGAGTGACTTTTGTACACAGAGCATGGAGAACGCATATACAAGAACGCCCGAGGAGGCGCTCCAGCATTTCCAGGTCACGGAAGAGAAGGGTCTTTCAGAGCAGCAGGTGAAGAGCCTGCGAGAGAAGCATGGCAAGAACGGTATGCTGGCGACAACCCTACCAATTACGAGAACGTGCGTACGCTAACGCAGAGAACAGCCCTGCCCGAGGAACCACCTACACCCATCTGGGAGCTCATTCTTGAGCAGTTCAAGGACCAACTGGTCATAATCCTACTCGGTTCCGCAGCGGTATCCTTTGTGCTTGCACTTTTCGAGCAAGAGGAGGGCTGGACAGCATTCGTAGACCCGGCAGTTGTAAGCAGCCTCTTCACCTTGGCCACAGGTGTGCGCTAACAGCCCGCTCTCAGATTCTTACAATCCTCATCCTGAACTCCGTCGTTGGTGTGTCGCAAGAAACGAGCGCTGAAAAGGCCATCGCTGCGCTCCAAGAATACTCGGCAAATGAAGCAAAGGTCGTTCGTGACGGAGCAATCAAGCGCGTCAAGGCTGACGACTTGGTTCCTGGAGATGTCATCTCTGTGGCAATCGGTGACAGGATCCCCGCGGATTGCAGGATACTGTCCATCTCGAGCAACAGCTTCAACATTGACCAGTCCATCCTGACAGGTGAGAGCGAGAGTGTGAACAAGGACATCCGCGTTGTTAAGGATCAGAACGCGGTCAAGCAGGATCAGATCAACATGCTGTTCTCCGGGACAACTGTCGTCACTGGGCACGCAAACGCGCTGGTAGTTCTGACCGGCGCGAACACGGCCATTGGAGACATCCACGACAGCATCACTTCTCAGATTTCACAGCCCACCCCTCTTAAGGAGAAGCTCAACGACTTTGGTGATCAGCTCGCCAAGGTCATCACGGCTATCTGTATCCTCGTCTGGCTCATCAACATCCGCAACTTCAACGACCCGTCCCACGGAAGCTTTGCCAAGGGTGCCATCTACTACCTCAAGATCGCGGTTTCCTTGGGTGTGGCTGCCATTCCTGAAGGTCTTGCCGTCGTCATCACAACTTGTCTGGCCCTGGGTACACGCAAAATGGCCGCCAGGAACGCTGTCGTTCGTAGTCTTCCGTCTGTCGAGACACTGGGAAGCTGCAGTGTCATCTGCTCGGACAAGACTGGTACCTTGACCACTAACCAGATGAGCGTCAACAAGCTTGTCTTCATCAATGAGGCTGGCAATGGGCTCGATGAGTTCGATGTCGAGGGGACCAGCTTCGCTCCCGAGGGTCAGATTTCTTTCAACGGCCAGCCTGTTGAGAATCTCGCTGCGTCTTCCGCTACTGTTCGCCAGATTTGCGAGGTTTCTGCACTTTGCAACGACGCTTCTTTGGCCTACGACTCCAAGAACGGCACCTATGGTATCGTCGGTGAGCCTACTGAGGGCGCTCTTCGCGTCTTGGCCGAGAAGGTCGGTACCCCTGACGCAAGGCTCAACTTGAGCAAGACCAGCATCTCGCCCGAAGGCCGTCTTCACTTCTCTAGCAAGTACTACGAACAGCACGCCTCCCGACAAGCTACCTACGAGTTCTCGCGCGATCGCAAGAGTATGTCTGTCTTGGTCGGCAACAGTCAAAGCGGAGGTCAGAAGCTTTTGGTCAAGGGCGCTCCGGAATCCATTCTCGCCCGCTGCACATCAGCCCTCGTTGGCAAGGACGGAAAGAAGGTCCAGTTGAACAACCAGTTGGCTAACCTGATTCAACAAGAGATTGTCGACTACGGTAACCGCGGTCTACGTGTCATCGCCATCGCCTCGGTTGACGACGTCTCCAACAACCCTCTTCTGTCCAAGGCCAAGACCACCAAAGAGTACGCTCAACTCGAACAGAACATGACTCTGATTGGTCTCGTTGGCATGCTGGACCCTCCTCGCCCTGAAGTTCGCGCCTCGATTGCGAAGTGCCGCTCCGCTGGTATCCGCGTAGTTGTCATCACCGGTGACAATCAGAACACTGCTGAAGCTATCTGCCGACAAATTGGTGTGTTTGGTCAGAATGAGAACCTCACTGGCAAGAGCTACACTGGGCGTCAATTCGATGACTTGAGCGAGGCAGAGCAGATGGAGGCCGCGAAGCACGCTTCGCTCTTCTCCCGTACCGAGCCAACCCACAAGTCCAAGCTGGTCGATCTCCTCCAGAAGGCTGGTGAGGTCGTCGCCATGACTGGTGACGGTGTCAACGATGCACCAGCGCTGAAGAAGGCCGATATTGGTGTCGCAATGGGCTCCGGTACTGACGTCGCCAAGCTCGCCGCCGACATGGTCCTTGTTGACGACAACTTCGCCACGATTGAGGGTGCCGTTGAGGAGGGTCGCTCCATCTACAACAACACTCAGCAGTTCATCCGCTACCTCATATCTTCTAACATCGGCGAGGTCGTCTCCATCTTCCTCACTGCCGCTGCAGGCATGCCTGAGGCTCTTATCCCCGTTCAGCTCCTTTGGGTTAACCTTGTCACCGATGGTCTCCCCGCAACAGCACTCTCGTTCAATCCTCCTGATCACGACGTCATGAAGCGCCAGCCCCGCAAGCGCGACGAAGCCCTCATTAGCGGCTGGTTGTTCTTCCGTTACATGGTCATCGGAACCTATGTCGGCGCAGCAACCGTTGGTGGTTACGCGTGGTGGTTCATGTTCAACCAAGAGGGTCCCCAAATCTCTTTCCACCAGCTCAGCCACTTCCACCGTTGCTCTTCCCAGTTCCCCGAGATCGGCTGCGAGATGTTCTCGAACTCGTCTGCACAGGCCGCTTCCACCGTCTCACTGTCCATTCTTGTCGCCATCGAGATGCTCAACGCCATGAACGCACTCAGCTCCTCGGAGTCTCTGCTGACCTTACCGCTCTGGAAGAACATGATGCTCGTCTACGCTATCTGCCTGTCCATGGCTCTGCACTTTGCGCTCCTCTACATACCTTTCTTGCAGGGTTTGTTCAGCGTCATCCCGCTTAACTGGAACGAGTGGAAGGCTGTGCTTTATATTAGTCTACCCATCATCCCACTCGACGAGGGTCTCAAGTACCTCGAGCGTAAGTTCTTCCTTCAGACGACACAGGTCGATGAAGATGCGCCGAACGGACGACCCaagaaagagtagaagaagaagcagtaTGACCCGCTCGTGAGAGTCGTTGGGGAGCATTTGTACTATATTGGTCGTGTATACAGAGAACAAGAGGTTCGTTGCAGCGTCTGATGTAGTCGATGTTAGCTCTTCGATACCATTAGATTACAGAGTCTCGCCCCAGCTACTGGAGCGGACAGCGTACTTGTGTATATTGT
This window of the Ascochyta rabiei chromosome 14, complete sequence genome carries:
- a CDS encoding P-type Ca(2+) transporter, giving the protein MENAYTRTPEEALQHFQVTEEKGLSEQQVKSLREKHGKNALPEEPPTPIWELILEQFKDQLVIILLGSAAVSFVLALFEQEEGWTAFVDPAVILTILILNSVVGVSQETSAEKAIAALQEYSANEAKVVRDGAIKRVKADDLVPGDVISVAIGDRIPADCRILSISSNSFNIDQSILTGESESVNKDIRVVKDQNAVKQDQINMLFSGTTVVTGHANALVVLTGANTAIGDIHDSITSQISQPTPLKEKLNDFGDQLAKVITAICILVWLINIRNFNDPSHGSFAKGAIYYLKIAVSLGVAAIPEGLAVVITTCLALGTRKMAARNAVVRSLPSVETLGSCSVICSDKTGTLTTNQMSVNKLVFINEAGNGLDEFDVEGTSFAPEGQISFNGQPVENLAASSATVRQICEVSALCNDASLAYDSKNGTYGIVGEPTEGALRVLAEKVGTPDARLNLSKTSISPEGRLHFSSKYYEQHASRQATYEFSRDRKSMSVLVGNSQSGGQKLLVKGAPESILARCTSALVGKDGKKVQLNNQLANLIQQEIVDYGNRGLRVIAIASVDDVSNNPLLSKAKTTKEYAQLEQNMTLIGLVGMLDPPRPEVRASIAKCRSAGIRVVVITGDNQNTAEAICRQIGVFGQNENLTGKSYTGRQFDDLSEAEQMEAAKHASLFSRTEPTHKSKLVDLLQKAGEVVAMTGDGVNDAPALKKADIGVAMGSGTDVAKLAADMVLVDDNFATIEGAVEEGRSIYNNTQQFIRYLISSNIGEVVSIFLTAAAGMPEALIPVQLLWVNLVTDGLPATALSFNPPDHDVMKRQPRKRDEALISGWLFFRYMVIGTYVGAATVGGYAWWFMFNQEGPQISFHQLSHFHRCSSQFPEIGCEMFSNSSAQAASTVSLSILVAIEMLNAMNALSSSESLLTLPLWKNMMLVYAICLSMALHFALLYIPFLQGLFSVIPLNWNEWKAVLYISLPIIPLDEGLKYLERKFFLQTTQVDEDAPNGRPKKE